A single genomic interval of Brevibacillus brevis harbors:
- a CDS encoding M3 family oligoendopeptidase, whose product MKFSQIQYERMEMDKVEGQFTQLLEAFQQATSFSEQDTIMAQLNKLRQEVESARNVAQIRHTINTEDPFYKAEQDYWDEATPLYTGIVSRYYQAIVDSPFRADLEEKWGAQLFRIAESTLRTFSPEVITDLQEENRLASQYVALKASAKIMFEGEERNLSEMVPFTIAKDRDMRKRANEAKYAYMQQHTDEFDRIYDTLVKVRTRIAKKLGFNSFVELGYARMNRSDYNAEMVASFRQQVLEHIVPVASKLVERQRQRIGVDTLEYYDLSFDFATGNPSPKGPPEWIVENGKKMYAELSPETDEFYNFMLDNDCLDLLSKKGKATGGYCEYISQYRLPFIFANFNGTSGDIDVLTHEAGHAFQVYVSRDFEVPEYHFPTYEACEIHSMSMEFLTWPWMEHFFKEDTDKYKFSHLSSGLLFIPYGVSVDEFQHVVYENPDMTPAERKRAWRQIERKYLPHRNYAQNEYLEEGGFWQQQTHIFQSPFYYIDYTLAQICAFQFWKRSQSEPKQAWEDYLTLCREGGSKSFLELVQVAKLYSPFEEDCIPSVIGEIEQFLNSIDDKRL is encoded by the coding sequence GTGAAGTTCTCACAAATTCAGTATGAGCGCATGGAAATGGATAAAGTTGAAGGACAATTCACGCAATTATTGGAAGCGTTTCAACAGGCTACAAGCTTCTCCGAGCAAGATACGATCATGGCTCAATTGAACAAACTGCGACAAGAAGTGGAATCTGCGCGGAATGTCGCACAAATCCGCCACACGATCAATACAGAAGATCCCTTCTACAAAGCAGAGCAGGACTATTGGGATGAAGCAACGCCTTTGTATACCGGAATCGTTTCCCGCTACTATCAGGCGATCGTCGATTCTCCCTTCCGCGCTGACCTGGAAGAAAAATGGGGCGCACAGCTGTTTCGCATCGCGGAGAGCACACTCCGTACATTTTCTCCGGAAGTTATCACTGATTTGCAGGAAGAAAACCGTTTGGCCAGTCAATATGTCGCACTGAAAGCTTCTGCCAAGATCATGTTTGAAGGAGAAGAGCGTAACCTTTCAGAGATGGTTCCTTTTACAATTGCGAAAGATAGAGACATGCGCAAACGTGCCAATGAAGCGAAGTATGCGTATATGCAGCAACATACGGATGAATTTGATCGCATTTACGATACTCTCGTCAAGGTACGCACACGCATTGCCAAAAAACTCGGCTTCAATAGCTTTGTGGAGCTAGGCTATGCACGTATGAACCGTTCTGATTACAACGCAGAAATGGTAGCCAGTTTCCGCCAACAAGTGCTGGAGCACATCGTTCCAGTAGCGTCAAAGCTGGTCGAACGTCAGCGCCAACGCATTGGTGTCGATACACTTGAGTATTACGATCTTTCCTTTGATTTCGCTACAGGAAATCCAAGCCCGAAAGGCCCGCCAGAGTGGATTGTGGAAAACGGGAAAAAGATGTATGCCGAGTTGTCACCTGAAACAGACGAATTTTACAACTTCATGCTGGACAATGACTGTTTAGATTTATTGAGCAAAAAAGGAAAGGCTACAGGCGGCTACTGTGAATACATCAGCCAGTATAGGCTCCCATTTATTTTTGCGAATTTTAACGGTACCTCTGGTGATATCGACGTACTAACGCACGAGGCAGGACATGCGTTTCAGGTGTATGTAAGTAGAGATTTTGAAGTTCCTGAATATCATTTCCCAACCTACGAGGCGTGTGAAATACATTCGATGAGCATGGAGTTTTTGACGTGGCCATGGATGGAGCATTTTTTCAAGGAAGATACCGACAAATACAAATTCTCTCATCTGAGCAGCGGACTCCTGTTCATTCCGTACGGCGTGTCTGTTGATGAGTTCCAGCATGTTGTCTACGAGAACCCAGATATGACCCCGGCAGAGCGTAAACGTGCATGGCGTCAAATTGAGCGCAAGTATCTCCCGCATCGCAATTACGCACAGAATGAGTATCTGGAGGAGGGCGGGTTCTGGCAGCAGCAAACGCATATTTTTCAAAGCCCCTTCTATTACATCGACTACACACTGGCCCAGATTTGCGCGTTCCAATTTTGGAAAAGGTCTCAATCTGAGCCGAAGCAAGCTTGGGAGGATTATTTGACGCTTTGCCGCGAAGGCGGAAGCAAATCGTTCCTCGAGCTGGTACAAGTGGCGAAGCTGTATTCACCATTTGAGGAAGACTGTATACCATCGGTGATTGGCGAGATTGAGCAATTTTTAAACAGCATTGACGATAAAAGATTGTAA
- the xseB gene encoding exodeoxyribonuclease VII small subunit codes for MARKKTEQETDMQFEDAMKRLEEVVNRLEEGDIPLEEAITLYQEGVTLSRICGQKLDAIEAKITQLVEEDGQVKQKAFRVEGES; via the coding sequence GTGGCTCGCAAGAAAACAGAACAAGAGACTGATATGCAGTTTGAAGACGCAATGAAGCGTCTGGAAGAAGTCGTCAATCGACTCGAGGAAGGAGATATTCCCCTCGAAGAAGCGATTACGTTATATCAGGAAGGGGTAACTCTTTCCAGAATTTGTGGTCAAAAGCTGGATGCAATCGAAGCGAAGATTACCCAGTTGGTAGAAGAAGACGGACAGGTAAAGCAGAAGGCTTTTCGCGTGGAAGGAGAATCATGA
- the dxs gene encoding 1-deoxy-D-xylulose-5-phosphate synthase, with protein sequence MLLTTINDPQDLKKCTQPQLHTLASEIRQFLIETLSKTGGHLAPNLGVVELTLALHYVFDSPKDKLIWDVGHQAYVHKMLTGRREMFPTLRQYKGLCGFPKMVESPHDVWETGHSSTSLSAAMGMATARDLKKEKNHVVAVIGDGALTGGMALEALNHIGHERKNVIVVLNDNEMSIAPNVGALHNYLGKIRSTENYQWAKDEVEGLLKSIPAVGGKLAHMAERFKDSMKYLLVSGVLFEELGFTYIGPIDGHNMELLLDTLKTAKHTKGPVLIHAITKKGLGYAPAEADSVKWHGIGTYKIESGDTPKSAPTYTSVFADTMMKLADEDNSIVAVTPAMPAGSGLIPFGQKYPDRLFDVGIAEQHACTFAAGLATQGLKPVFAIYSTFLQRAYDQLIHDVARQKLNVIFAVDRAGLVGADGETHQGMYDVAFMRIIPNMVIMAPKDENELRHMMKTAVEYKEGPISYRYPRLPIRGVKMDDELQVLPIGKAEIVREGKHVAILSFGHVFEIAEAAVNQLQEEGIKPMLVNARFCKPLDEELLFRLAKEGYDIVTVEEGSEMGGFGSAVIECYNRAGYHGMNVQVVAVPDYFVEHGSVKEQRQEVGLTADHIAARVRSLMPISKGVVEA encoded by the coding sequence ATGCTGCTTACTACTATAAATGATCCTCAAGACTTGAAAAAGTGCACGCAACCGCAGCTACATACATTAGCATCCGAGATCCGTCAGTTTCTGATCGAAACGCTCTCGAAAACAGGCGGTCATCTCGCGCCGAATCTGGGAGTTGTCGAGCTGACGCTAGCGCTGCACTATGTTTTTGACAGTCCCAAGGACAAGCTGATCTGGGATGTCGGACATCAGGCATACGTACATAAAATGCTGACAGGCCGCCGAGAGATGTTTCCGACCTTGCGTCAGTACAAAGGTCTGTGTGGATTCCCAAAAATGGTGGAAAGCCCGCATGACGTCTGGGAAACCGGACATAGCAGTACGTCGTTGTCTGCTGCAATGGGGATGGCGACTGCGCGGGATTTGAAAAAAGAAAAGAATCATGTCGTTGCTGTGATCGGAGATGGTGCGCTGACAGGCGGGATGGCTCTGGAGGCCTTGAACCACATCGGTCATGAGCGTAAGAATGTCATCGTTGTGTTAAATGATAACGAAATGTCCATCGCGCCAAATGTTGGGGCCTTGCACAACTACTTGGGGAAAATTCGCTCGACGGAGAACTATCAATGGGCGAAGGATGAAGTCGAAGGATTGTTGAAATCCATTCCGGCTGTAGGGGGCAAATTGGCTCATATGGCTGAACGCTTCAAAGACAGCATGAAGTATTTGCTCGTATCTGGCGTTCTCTTCGAGGAGCTAGGCTTTACGTATATTGGCCCAATCGACGGACATAACATGGAGCTGTTGCTCGATACTTTGAAGACAGCCAAACATACAAAAGGCCCTGTTTTGATTCATGCCATCACGAAAAAAGGATTAGGCTATGCGCCTGCTGAAGCTGACTCAGTCAAGTGGCATGGTATCGGGACGTATAAAATCGAGTCAGGTGATACACCGAAATCTGCACCAACGTATACGTCTGTTTTTGCAGATACGATGATGAAGCTCGCAGATGAAGACAATTCGATCGTGGCTGTTACCCCTGCGATGCCAGCGGGCTCAGGCTTGATCCCATTTGGACAGAAGTACCCTGACAGACTTTTTGACGTTGGGATTGCAGAGCAGCACGCATGTACATTTGCGGCAGGATTAGCTACACAAGGCTTGAAGCCGGTCTTTGCGATTTATTCGACCTTTTTGCAAAGAGCCTATGATCAGTTGATCCACGATGTCGCACGCCAAAAGCTGAATGTGATTTTCGCCGTTGACCGTGCTGGGCTCGTCGGAGCAGACGGGGAGACACACCAAGGTATGTACGATGTGGCATTCATGCGCATCATTCCGAATATGGTCATTATGGCACCGAAGGATGAAAATGAACTGCGTCACATGATGAAGACAGCAGTGGAATATAAAGAAGGTCCAATCTCTTATCGTTATCCGCGATTGCCGATTCGTGGCGTCAAAATGGATGACGAACTGCAAGTACTGCCAATCGGAAAAGCGGAGATCGTACGCGAAGGCAAACACGTGGCGATCCTCTCGTTCGGTCACGTATTCGAAATAGCTGAGGCGGCTGTGAACCAGCTTCAAGAAGAAGGCATCAAGCCGATGTTGGTCAATGCACGTTTTTGCAAGCCTTTGGACGAAGAGCTTTTGTTCCGTCTGGCAAAAGAAGGCTATGACATCGTTACGGTCGAAGAGGGCAGTGAAATGGGCGGATTCGGCAGTGCTGTCATTGAATGCTACAATCGTGCAGGCTATCACGGCATGAATGTACAGGTTGTCGCGGTACCTGATTATTTTGTTGAGCATGGAAGTGTGAAAGAACAGCGGCAAGAGGTAGGACTCACAGCTGATCATATCGCTGCACGTGTCCGATCCTTGATGCCCATTTCGAAGGGCGTAGTGGAAGCATGA
- the xseA gene encoding exodeoxyribonuclease VII large subunit — MALQDILSVSDLNRYIKLVLEKEPYLQDIWVRGEISNFTHHSSGHMYFTLKDKQSRIKVVMFASHNRFLRFLPKDGAKAIVRGSISAYERDGAYQLYAKEMQPDGLGSLYLAFEQLKEKLAQEGLFAAERKRLLPRFPKRVGVVTSPTGAAIRDICTTIRRRYPQAEIVLSPAVVQGADAPASIVSAIRIMNDQPDIDVLIVGRGGGSIEELWAFNDENVARAIAASLIPVISAVGHETDVTIADFVADVRAATPTAAAELAVPHYLEWVERVRQLEIRMHRAVRGTMTEQRNRLTRLSNSYAMRQPERRLEEAAERLDRAHLRMRQSMKHLLERRRERYTRLDEQIKRYRLADQIGDKRKNLSKLRATLDERMLGRLNQKRMAFAARIATLEALSPLKVMQRGFSLVYTNDRLVKSVEQFAPGDEIMVRLSDGSATARVEKVNREEEKKSGSQENRTRD, encoded by the coding sequence ATGGCATTACAAGATATCTTATCTGTCAGTGATCTCAATCGTTATATTAAGCTGGTGCTGGAAAAGGAACCCTACCTACAAGATATATGGGTGAGAGGAGAAATCTCCAATTTTACCCACCATTCCAGTGGTCATATGTATTTCACGCTAAAGGACAAGCAGTCACGCATCAAAGTCGTCATGTTTGCAAGTCATAACCGCTTCCTGCGTTTCTTGCCCAAAGATGGAGCAAAAGCGATTGTACGCGGGTCTATTTCTGCATACGAACGAGATGGCGCGTATCAGTTGTACGCCAAAGAGATGCAGCCAGATGGTCTCGGCTCGCTTTATTTAGCATTCGAGCAGCTAAAAGAAAAATTGGCTCAAGAAGGACTGTTTGCAGCAGAGAGGAAGCGGTTGCTCCCGCGTTTTCCCAAACGTGTCGGTGTCGTCACTTCTCCCACAGGAGCAGCCATCCGAGATATTTGCACGACGATTCGCAGACGGTATCCGCAAGCAGAGATCGTACTTTCACCAGCCGTTGTCCAAGGTGCGGATGCACCTGCATCGATTGTCTCCGCTATTCGCATTATGAACGATCAGCCTGACATTGATGTTCTCATTGTAGGGCGCGGTGGAGGTTCCATTGAGGAGCTGTGGGCGTTTAATGATGAAAACGTAGCGAGGGCAATAGCTGCATCACTCATCCCTGTCATCTCCGCTGTTGGGCACGAGACGGATGTGACGATCGCCGATTTCGTAGCAGATGTCCGGGCAGCTACGCCGACAGCCGCAGCTGAATTAGCTGTACCGCATTATTTGGAATGGGTCGAGAGAGTGCGGCAGCTCGAAATACGGATGCATCGAGCAGTGCGTGGGACCATGACTGAGCAGAGAAACCGTTTGACACGCTTGAGCAATTCGTATGCGATGCGCCAACCGGAGCGGAGGCTGGAGGAAGCCGCAGAACGATTGGATCGGGCACATTTGCGAATGCGTCAATCCATGAAGCATTTGCTGGAAAGAAGACGCGAGCGCTATACGCGATTAGACGAACAAATCAAGCGCTATCGCCTCGCCGATCAAATCGGGGATAAAAGAAAAAATCTGTCTAAACTCCGTGCCACCTTGGACGAACGAATGCTGGGGCGTCTCAACCAAAAAAGAATGGCATTCGCAGCTCGCATAGCTACGTTGGAAGCATTGAGTCCGCTGAAGGTCATGCAACGTGGATTCTCACTCGTATACACCAATGACAGGCTCGTAAAATCAGTGGAACAGTTTGCTCCTGGCGACGAGATCATGGTACGATTAAGTGATGGCAGTGCGACTGCGCGTGTGGAAAAAGTGAACCGGGAGGAGGAGAAGAAGAGTGGCTCGCAAGAAAACAGAACAAGAGACTGA
- a CDS encoding polyprenyl synthetase family protein, whose protein sequence is MIGVHTFESYLVEKTAYIEQRLLPALEQQGVPENLYESMKYSLMAGGKRLRPMLVLAVLEALDKPLERGVAFAAALEMIHTYSLIHDDLPAMDDDDLRRGKPTNHKVFGEATAILAGDALLTRAFAYIAEAYMDRADVSAATTVKLIAELGKRAGATGMVGGQMADIEGESKRLNLDQLEFIHRHKTGDLLIAALRGGGYLAEASEGQMEALTRYGVCIGLAFQIQDDILNVEGDAQELGKAVGSDADREKATYPSLLGLAESKARLDELIAEAKAALADAGIENSALSPLADYVRDRNK, encoded by the coding sequence ATGATCGGCGTGCATACATTCGAGAGTTATTTGGTGGAAAAGACCGCCTATATAGAACAAAGACTCCTGCCAGCCCTTGAGCAGCAAGGAGTTCCGGAAAACTTGTACGAATCCATGAAGTATTCGCTCATGGCAGGCGGAAAAAGGTTGCGTCCCATGCTGGTGTTGGCGGTCCTCGAAGCACTGGACAAGCCGCTTGAACGGGGTGTGGCATTTGCGGCTGCCTTGGAAATGATACATACGTACTCCTTGATTCACGATGACCTCCCTGCGATGGACGACGATGATCTTCGTCGCGGAAAACCGACCAATCACAAAGTATTCGGTGAAGCAACAGCCATTCTCGCAGGAGATGCCTTGCTGACGAGAGCGTTCGCATACATTGCAGAAGCTTACATGGATCGAGCGGATGTTTCAGCGGCTACTACGGTGAAACTGATTGCGGAGCTAGGAAAACGTGCGGGAGCAACTGGCATGGTCGGCGGACAGATGGCTGATATCGAAGGGGAGAGCAAGCGCCTTAACCTGGATCAGCTCGAATTTATCCATCGTCACAAAACGGGTGATCTCTTGATCGCAGCCTTGCGCGGGGGAGGCTACCTCGCAGAAGCATCCGAAGGACAAATGGAAGCATTGACACGTTATGGTGTTTGCATTGGTCTTGCTTTTCAAATTCAGGATGACATCTTGAATGTGGAAGGGGATGCCCAAGAGCTAGGGAAAGCAGTTGGCAGTGATGCGGATCGGGAAAAGGCGACGTACCCATCGCTTCTTGGTCTAGCCGAATCGAAGGCGCGTCTTGACGAATTGATTGCGGAGGCAAAAGCAGCGCTTGCCGATGCGGGAATCGAGAATTCTGCACTCAGCCCTTTGGCCGACTATGTACGTGATCGCAATAAATAA
- the ahrC gene encoding transcriptional regulator AhrC/ArgR, translated as MNKGQRHIRIRDIISNQEVETQDELVDRLRTAGFNVTQATVSRDIKELHLVKVPLPDGRYKYSMPAEQKFNPLQKLKRMLVDSFISIDQADHFIVLKTLSGHANAVAELIDNLPWEEIMGTISGDNTILIICRSKENTNEVTKRLMEML; from the coding sequence ATGAACAAAGGGCAACGACATATTCGTATTCGGGATATCATCAGCAATCAAGAGGTGGAAACACAGGATGAGCTGGTGGACCGCTTGCGGACTGCTGGCTTTAACGTGACGCAAGCAACTGTATCCCGAGACATCAAGGAACTACACTTGGTAAAAGTGCCGCTCCCGGATGGACGATATAAGTATTCAATGCCTGCTGAACAAAAATTCAATCCACTGCAAAAGCTAAAACGCATGCTCGTGGATTCCTTTATTAGCATTGACCAAGCTGATCATTTTATTGTACTGAAGACACTTTCAGGACATGCGAATGCGGTAGCCGAACTGATTGACAACCTTCCATGGGAAGAAATCATGGGGACAATCAGTGGCGACAACACCATCCTGATTATTTGCCGTTCCAAAGAAAATACCAACGAAGTGACGAAACGCTTAATGGAAATGTTGTAG
- a CDS encoding TlyA family RNA methyltransferase, producing the protein MSVRKERVDVLLVERGHYETREKAKAAVMAGLVQVAGERCDKPGTKFAEDVAITVKGEVHPYVSRGGLKLEKALRVFEIDMKDRVMMDIGASTGGFTDCALQNGARLVYAIDVGYGQLAWSLRQDERVVVMERTNFRHMDPEAFEHERPNAASIDVSFISLRLILPVLYRFLKDGGDVVALVKPQFEAGKDRVGKNGIVRDPEVHESVLTDIGQFASGLGFALKGLDYSPITGGEGNIEFVMHVQKSEGGMDSEAWLQCVTEVVASAHANLK; encoded by the coding sequence ATGAGTGTAAGAAAAGAACGGGTTGATGTTCTCTTGGTCGAAAGAGGCCATTATGAGACCAGAGAAAAAGCAAAAGCAGCCGTAATGGCAGGTCTTGTGCAAGTAGCTGGCGAGCGCTGTGACAAGCCAGGAACCAAATTTGCCGAGGATGTTGCAATTACGGTGAAGGGCGAGGTACATCCGTATGTGAGTCGGGGTGGCCTCAAGCTGGAAAAGGCATTGCGTGTCTTTGAAATCGACATGAAGGATCGTGTCATGATGGACATCGGGGCCTCCACGGGCGGATTTACGGACTGTGCGCTGCAAAACGGTGCGCGACTTGTATATGCTATTGATGTCGGGTACGGACAGCTTGCGTGGAGCTTGCGACAGGATGAGCGAGTGGTTGTCATGGAACGGACGAATTTCCGTCATATGGACCCGGAAGCTTTTGAACATGAACGCCCAAACGCGGCATCGATTGACGTATCGTTTATTTCGCTGCGATTGATTTTGCCGGTTTTGTATCGTTTTCTGAAGGATGGCGGAGACGTCGTTGCGCTGGTCAAGCCTCAATTTGAAGCCGGCAAGGATAGAGTCGGAAAGAATGGAATCGTCCGTGATCCAGAAGTACACGAGAGCGTGCTGACTGACATCGGTCAATTTGCCAGCGGATTGGGTTTCGCTCTAAAGGGTTTGGACTACTCTCCAATTACAGGGGGAGAAGGTAACATTGAATTTGTTATGCATGTCCAGAAAAGTGAGGGCGGCATGGATTCGGAAGCTTGGTTGCAATGCGTAACAGAGGTAGTTGCGTCTGCTCATGCGAATTTGAAATAG
- the folD gene encoding bifunctional methylenetetrahydrofolate dehydrogenase/methenyltetrahydrofolate cyclohydrolase FolD: MAATILQGKEVAQSIRAELANEVAELKKQGIVPGLTVVIVGDDPASHSYVRGKAKGCEEVGISSEIIMKDADITEEELLVIIQQLNENPNVNGILVQLPLPAHISEHAVIEAIAPEKDVDGFHPISVGNMVLGNDTMLPCTPHGIIELIKRTGTPMAGKHAVVIGRSNIVGKPVSLLLQQENATVTMCHSRTQNLEEFTQKADILVVATGRAHMIGKEYVKPGAVVIDVGVNRIETGKLVGDVKFDEVKEVASFLTPVPGGVGPMTITMLLKNTVAAAKKQAKQ; this comes from the coding sequence ATGGCTGCAACCATTCTCCAGGGAAAAGAAGTAGCACAGAGTATTCGGGCCGAATTGGCGAACGAAGTAGCTGAATTGAAAAAGCAAGGGATCGTACCAGGATTAACCGTTGTTATTGTGGGAGACGACCCGGCTTCTCACTCCTATGTGCGTGGTAAAGCAAAAGGCTGCGAGGAAGTCGGTATTTCATCCGAGATCATCATGAAGGACGCTGACATCACAGAGGAAGAGTTGTTGGTTATCATTCAACAGTTGAACGAAAATCCGAACGTTAATGGGATTTTGGTTCAGCTTCCTCTTCCTGCTCATATTTCAGAACATGCGGTAATCGAAGCCATTGCTCCTGAAAAAGATGTGGACGGCTTCCATCCGATTAGCGTAGGAAACATGGTATTGGGAAATGATACGATGCTCCCTTGCACGCCGCACGGAATTATTGAATTGATCAAGCGCACAGGAACCCCAATGGCAGGCAAACATGCCGTGGTGATCGGACGCAGCAACATCGTCGGGAAGCCGGTCTCATTGCTACTGCAACAGGAAAATGCTACGGTAACCATGTGTCATTCTCGCACGCAAAATCTCGAGGAATTCACGCAAAAGGCAGACATCCTCGTCGTTGCAACTGGTAGGGCTCATATGATCGGCAAGGAGTATGTCAAACCGGGCGCTGTCGTCATTGACGTTGGTGTGAACCGCATCGAAACGGGTAAGCTGGTTGGAGATGTCAAGTTCGACGAGGTCAAAGAAGTGGCTAGCTTTTTAACCCCGGTTCCAGGCGGTGTTGGCCCGATGACGATTACCATGCTGTTGAAAAATACCGTTGCGGCAGCGAAAAAGCAAGCAAAACAATAG
- a CDS encoding NAD(+)/NADH kinase: MKKIGIIANKGKPEARIVARELLYLLEDRGAQVFLDEHVASDVGHPELGASVEEMGMQADLVCVLGGDGTLLRIARQLAGHSIPIFGINLGTLGFLSEAEPEHLPQAVDNLLSGKYDIEKRAMLEACLVRKGTVLGTYTAMNDIGIAKGSFCRIIQCAVFLDDEYVATFSGDGVIVSTPTGSTAYSLSAGGPIVAPNVDMLLLTPVAPHSLTARPMVLSGNQTIRVEVDAIHQEMGLSIDGQFGYRLEGGDQIYIKKSPCVTPLIKWKKGGFFEAIRTKLQGEWE, translated from the coding sequence GTGAAGAAAATTGGAATCATAGCGAACAAAGGAAAGCCCGAAGCACGTATCGTTGCACGGGAACTGTTGTATTTACTTGAAGACAGAGGGGCGCAGGTATTCCTGGATGAACATGTCGCATCAGATGTAGGGCATCCAGAACTGGGCGCATCTGTAGAAGAGATGGGGATGCAGGCGGATCTGGTTTGTGTATTAGGGGGCGATGGCACGCTACTCAGAATTGCTCGCCAGCTTGCGGGTCACTCTATCCCGATCTTTGGAATTAATTTAGGCACACTGGGCTTTTTGTCGGAAGCGGAACCGGAGCATCTGCCTCAAGCTGTAGATAATCTCCTTTCTGGAAAGTACGACATTGAAAAGAGAGCGATGCTGGAAGCTTGTTTAGTGCGAAAAGGGACCGTACTGGGGACATACACGGCCATGAATGATATTGGGATTGCAAAAGGGTCATTTTGCCGGATCATTCAATGTGCCGTCTTTCTGGATGATGAGTACGTCGCGACGTTCAGCGGGGATGGTGTCATTGTTTCTACGCCAACAGGATCAACGGCATACTCACTCTCTGCAGGCGGTCCCATAGTGGCTCCGAATGTGGACATGCTATTACTGACGCCAGTGGCTCCTCATTCCTTGACAGCTCGGCCTATGGTACTGTCAGGCAATCAGACAATCCGGGTTGAAGTGGATGCCATTCATCAAGAGATGGGACTGTCTATTGACGGTCAGTTTGGTTATCGACTCGAGGGCGGCGATCAGATTTACATTAAAAAGTCACCATGTGTTACCCCGCTGATCAAGTGGAAAAAAGGTGGCTTTTTCGAAGCAATACGAACGAAATTACAAGGAGAATGGGAGTAA